The Panicum virgatum strain AP13 chromosome 5K, P.virgatum_v5, whole genome shotgun sequence genome has a window encoding:
- the LOC120708909 gene encoding UPF0301 protein Cpar_0662-like: MDMWALNLKAGGPCFTPRPQPATPSPPAAAGEIGSLAVGLTRWRRQPARWPRLVVSASGRRSKSSREDGEESKDKASSSRKGDASTPSGDASNWTSQNQGEPKSNDTMLIPSNLSYWRDVRASFVIPKLEQTVDANSPPQTAKDGQVYHLPRKWAHSIPMPESGCVLVATEELDGNGTFERTVILLLSLGSRDAYDGPFGIILNRPLYTKMKHVNPSFGEKATPFGDCSLLFGGPVDMSLFLMRTTEGKPIKGFEEVVPGVCFGFRTDLEKASTLMNNGTVKPEDLKFYVGYSAWDHDQLLSEIDAGYWVVTSCSSGLITDALTTDPSCLWTEILQLMGGQYSELSQKPKQDGV; the protein is encoded by the exons ATGGACATGTGGGCCCTCAACCTGAAGGCCGGTGGGCCGTGCTTCACGCCGAGGCCCCAGCCGGCGACGCCGtctcctcctgccgccgccggcgagatcgGCTCGCTGGCTGTGGGGCtgacgaggtggaggcggcagcCGGCGCGGTGGCCGAGGCTGGTGGTGAGCGcgtcggggaggaggagcaAGAGCAGCCGAGAGGACGGCGAGGAGTCCAAGGACAAGGCTTCCTCTTCGA GAAAAGGTGATGCATCTACTCCCAGTGGGGATGCTTCCAACTGGACAAGCCAAAATCAGGGTGAACCAAAATCAAATGACACGATGCTTATACCTAGCAACTTGTCATATTGGCgagatgtgagagcgagcttTGTTATTCCGAAGTTG GAACAAACAGTTGATGCAAATAGTCCACCACAGACAGCTAAGGATGGACAAGTATATCATCTTCCCCGGAAGTGGGCCCATTCTATTCCTATGCCAGAGTCTGGATGCGTGTTGGTCGCCACTGAAGAACTTGATGGCAATGGTACCTTTGAGAGAACTGTCATCCTTCTCCTAAGTTTGGGCTCAAGAGATGCCTATGATGGCCCGTTTGGTATCATCCTGAATCGTCCACTGTACACGAAGATGAAACATGTGAACCCATCCTTCGGTGAGAAAGCAACCCCTTTTGGCGATTGCTCTCTGCTGTTTGGAGGCCCTGTCGACATGAGCCTGTTCCTGATGAGGACTACTGAGGGAAAACCAATCAAGGGGTTCGAAGAGGTGGTACCAGGCGTCTGCTTCGGTTTCAGGACTGACCTGGAGAAGGCTAGTACTCTGATGAATAATGGTACGGTGAAGCCTGAAGACCTCAAGTTCTATGTGGGGTATTCTGCGTGGGATCACGACCAGCTGCTGAGTGAGATTGATGCAGGATACTGGGTTGTCACTTCCTGCAGCTCAGGCCTGATAACGGACGCCTTGACGACGGACCCCTCCTGCCTGTGGACTGAGATTCTTCAGCTGATGGGAGGCCAATACTCGGAGCTGAGCCAAAAGCCGAAGCAAGATGGGGTGTAA
- the LOC120708907 gene encoding abhydrolase domain-containing protein C22H12.03-like, translating to MAAPPRAAPLAFSAEARTSALGAASFSAPRRGARVRAARPREENFNNHRLLMSSNTNSRSLVCSPCNCAQMALADRRIVNQPDVDKHAGVLAYELVQGNLVQWNSFMDKSIPDPPTAVLLHGILGSRKNWGSFAKRLAQEFPMWQFLLVDLRCHGNSASTKKRGPHTVASTALDVLKLLVQLRLTPRVLVGHSFGGKVALSMVEQAAKPLARPVRVWVLDATPGKVRAGGDGEDHPAELIEFLRRMPTQVSSKQEVVDALVKEQFSMDVARWVATNLHRSSPLGQRSSTSFSWAFDLNGISEMYKSYEDTNLWRIVETVPRGVHINFLKAERSLHRWALEDLQRIHTAEELAADEGGGVEMHVLEDAGHWVHADNPDGLFRILSSTFRIETTIRGMQD from the exons atggcggcgccgccgcgcgcagcgcCGCTCGCGTTCTCCGCGGAGGCGAGGACGTCCGCGCTCGGGGCCGCGTCCTTCTCCGCGCCGCGACGGGGTGCTAGGGTtcgcgcggcgcggccacgggAG GAGAATTTCAATAACCATCGCTTGCTGATGTCATCTAATACGAATTCAAGGTCATTGGTGTGCTCTCCGTGCAATTGTGCTCAAATGGCTTTGGCCGACAGAAGAATTGTGAATCAACCTGATGTTGACAAGCATGctggagttctg GCCTATGAACTGGTCCAAGGAAACCTT GTGCAGTGGAATTCATTTATGGACAAATCAATACCTGATCCACCAACAGCTGTTCTCCTTCATGGCATCCTTGGGAGCAGGAAAAACTGGG GATCTTTTGCGAAGAGGTTGGCTCAGGAATTCCCAATGTGGCAG TTTCTCTTGGTTGATTTGCGATGCCATGGCAACTCAGCATCAACTAAGAAGCGCGGGCCACACACTGTTGCCTCAACTGCTCTTGATGTTCTAAAGCTG TTAGTGCAGCTCAGGCTAACCCCTCGGGTTTTGGTTGGTCACAGCTTTGGCGGAAAag TGGCCCTAAGTATGGTAGAACAAGCTGCAAAACCACTTGCTCGTCCTGTTAGA GTATGGGTCCTTGATGCTACTCCTGGCAAAGTTCGTGCTGGAGGAGATGGTGAAGATCACCCTGCAGAACTAATTGAATTCCTCAGGAGAATGCCCACGCAG GTTTCTTCAAAGCAGGAGGTTGTCGATGCTCTTGTTAAAGAACAATTTTCTATGGATGTTGCACGG TGGGTGGCCACGAATCTACATCGGAGCAGTCCATTAGGTCAGCGATCATCTACAAGCTTTTCATGGGCTTTTGATCTAAATGGCATCTCGGAGATGTACAAGTCTTATGAAGATACTAACTTGTG GAGGATTGTAGAGACTGTTCCAAGGGGGGTTCATATTAATTTTCTAAAAGCTGAACGGAGTTTACATAGATGGGCTCTTGAAGACCTCCAAAGAATTCATACTGCAGAAGAATTAGCTGCAGACGAGGGAGGAGGAGTTGAAATGCACGTGCTTGAAGATGCTGGACACTGG GTTCACGCTGACAACCCAGATGGTCTGTTTCGGATTCTTTCATCAACCTTCCGGATCGAGACTACTATAAGAGGAATGCAAGACTAA
- the LOC120708908 gene encoding uncharacterized protein LOC120708908: MKDSFQGKQHCRTGSVVDVAVKLPGSAPGKLLSSKFKVQTSKPVEGEIGENFGVEEAIPAATYIPRDDDLIDDSDSSTDFEKEVNIVLGTENDHNANKQESHWIASCELNSVQKSPDPFLLESILTNHDSAEVSSKENQTPMTNTTNISSIQPVQQPELESATYQEDPGHVSSLVSPSPVVLGEEQEVLPHDSLNKTECRLGTKTVNLKLLHNPCEEIKKTREERRTSDRQMLNLLKTENDAPLKKRSFEGLYGADLQSKILEGGKVLLACAYKVLAQEPRPLIYLPAHQDDDSDDETDA; the protein is encoded by the exons ATGAAGGATTCTTTTCAGGGGAAACAACATTGTAGAACTGGATCTGTTGTGGATGTTGCTGTCAAACTACCTGGCTCTGCTCCTGGTAAACTCTTGTCAAGTAAGTTTAAAGTTCAAACATCAAAGCCAGTTGAGGGGGAGATTGGAGAGAATTTTGGTGTGGAAGAGGCTATCCCTGCTGCAACATATATTCCCAGAGATGATGATCTCATTGATGACAGTGATAGTAGCACTGATTTTGAGAAAGAAGTGAATATTGTTCTAGGAACAGAAAATGATCACAATGCAAACAAGCAGGAATCTCATTGGATTGCAAGTTGTGAGTTAAACTCTGTTCAGAAATCCCCAGATCCTTTCCTTCTTGAATCTATTCTTACAAACCATGATTCTGCTGAGGTAAGCTCTAAGGAAAACCAAACTCCTATGACAAATACCACCAATATATCTTCTATCCAGCCTGTGCAACAACCTGAACTAGAATCTGCTACATACCAAGAAGACCCTGGTCATGTCAGTTCACTTGTAAGCCCAAGCCCTGTTGTGTTGGGAGAAGAACAAGAGGTGCTGCCACATGACTCTCTGAACAAAACTGAGTGTAGGCTTGGTACAAAAACTGTCAATCTGAAGCTCCTTCATAACCCCTGTGAGGAAATCAAGAAGActagagaagaaagaagaactAGTGACAGACAAATGCTGAACCTCTTGAAGACAGAAAATGATGCTCCTCTTAAAAAGAGATCCTTTGAAG GTTTGTATGGTGCTGATCTACAGAGCAAGATTCTGGAAGGTGGCAAAGTACTTCTGGCGTGTGCTTACAAGGTCCTGGCCCAAGAACCCCGACCACTGATCTACCTTCCGGCACATCAGGATGATGATTCTGACGATGAGACTGATGCCTGA
- the LOC120710800 gene encoding ethylene-responsive transcription factor ERF020-like: protein MRRAERGDEPEAERRRGYKGVRRRRWGKWVSEIRVPGTRERLWLGSYATPEAAAVAHDTAVYFLRGGAGTGAAAGDVAVLNFPERAAAAYGAGVGGAGSRSGAGAGRLSPRSVQRVASDAGMAADAQLVAAWDGAPAHRHADRTGIGSAQGGGAIARPRDQDAGAYTSRARANSAGASREQQPVSGEISVDDIEILV from the coding sequence ATGAGGCGTGCGGAGCGGGGCGACGAGCcggaggcggagcggcggcgcgggtacaagggcgtgcggcggcggcggtggggcaaGTGGGTGTCGGAGATCCGGGTGCCCGGCACGCGGGAGCGCCTGTGGCTCGGCTCCTACGCCAcgcccgaggccgccgccgtcgcgcacgACACCGCCGTCTACTTCCTCCGCGGCGGGGCCGgcacgggcgccgccgccggcgacgtcgcGGTGCTCAACTTCcccgagcgcgcggcggccgcgtacggcgcgggcgtcggcggcgccgggtCCCGGTCCGGGGCCGGCGCAGGCCGGCTGTCGCCGCGGTCCGTGCAGCGCGTGGCGTCGGACGCCGGCATGGCCGCCGACGCGCAGCTCGTGGCGGCGTGGGACGGCGCGCCCGCGCACAGGCACGCGGACCGCACCGGCATTGGCAGcgcgcaaggcggcggcgcgatcgCCCGGCCCCGCGATCAGGACGCTGGCGCGTACACGAGCCGCGCGCGTGCTAACAGTGCGGGCGCGAGCAGGGAGCAGCAGCCTGTCTCCGGCGAGATTAGCGTGGATGACATAGAGATTCTCGTGTAA